Proteins co-encoded in one Papaver somniferum cultivar HN1 chromosome 5, ASM357369v1, whole genome shotgun sequence genomic window:
- the LOC113281079 gene encoding cation/H(+) antiporter 15-like yields MEAANASMLVPHITGLTAGDDKFCLAIDRITSYGYLFRNGHNPLSYSFTLLILQLSVAPFIILVTHHILHKAIGTPLMISQIIGGIILGPSVLGHIHNFGETMFPMRSIIVLDIIATMGTIYFHFLIGLQMDACMILKAGRRELLIGISCVVVPILLSMASSVIVNNYSNVEFNVRSSLFFVGGAESMVAFPVIASVLAELKLLNTGFGRIALSSTMISGLISFSVISFILIIKTSVIETISMLQKIIAGGALLALVVFIRRLVMWKIKKVPDAQAVHRELLSFITLSVLVTALLSKYAGQNVIIGPFLLGMALPAGPPIGSELVKRLDFFVTWIIMPFFFVMHGLEMDLSTLRLQNVVAVEAVILVSVFGRFSAVTLASLYCNMGAKDALSVGLTVNVQGAIELYMFKMLRDIEIIDNNSFLIMSLSTVIVTGAVTPIIKFVYNSKKYSIQKRTIQHLAPNTELRMLVCIQNQDNVPAAIHLLKASNPARNSQIRVYLIHLVELVGRATPLFIAHKKSQRPPSSTQGLSGRIVNVFNRYEENNIETISVKSYTAVSPFDAMHIDVCTMALNKKTCIIIIPFHKQLDSTTKLFTPNVGFKAVNKEIINKAPCSVGIILDRGLLGGFRFVFASWLSYHVSMLFIGGADDREALAYSARMSQHPSISFTMVRVVMSKDIPDYFDERLLDDEAVDDTRQSMSGNDQFIYMEEFVKDRSGFLSLIQSMSNEYQLLMVGRNQDPNLLCRIGIGEWNNDEPTELGIIGDMIASDIEGKATLLVVQQQRLKRQRKDEKSM; encoded by the exons ATGGAGGCTGCAAACGCGTCCATGCTGGTACCACATATAACAGGTCTTACTGCCGGAGATGATAAATTTTGCCTAGCGATTGACAGGATCACTTCCTACGGATACTTATTCAGAAATGGGCATAATCCATTGAGTTACTCCTTCACTCTTTTAATATTGCAGCTCTCTGTGGCTCCTTTTATTATTTTAGTCACTCATCATATCCTGCACAAGGCTATTGGAACTCCCCTCATGATTTCACAGATCATT GGTGGTATTATCCTAGGTCCTTCAGTTCTGGGGCACATCCATAACTTCGGGGAGACTATGTTTCCCATGAGAAGCATTATAGTACTTGATATCATTGCTACTATGGGTACCATCTACTTCCACTTTCTCATTGGATTGCAGATGGATGCTTGTATGATCCTAAAGGCCGGAAGAAGAGAACTTCTTATAGGAATTTCATGCGTTGTGGTTCCGATATTGTTATCTATGGCGAGCTCTGTCATAGTAAACAACTATTCCAATGTTGAGTTCAATGTAAGATCCTCTCTGTTTTTTGTAGGAGGAGCTGAATCCATGGTTGCGTTTCCTGTCATTGCTTCAGTCCTTGCGGAATTGAAGCTTCTAAACACAGGGTTTGGCCGCATAGCCTTGTCCTCAACCATGATTAGTGGCTTAATAAGTTTTTCAGTTATCAGTTTTATACTGATAATTAAAACGTCAGTAATAGAAACTATATCTATGCTCCAAAAAATAATAGCTGGTGGTGCTTTGTTGGCACTCGTGGTGTTTATTCGAAGGCTAGTGATGTGGAAGATTAAAAAGGTTCCAGATGCACAAGCAGTTCACCGTGAGTTGTTGAGTTTCATAACTCTTTCAGTTCTGGTGACTGCTCTTCTTAGCAAATATGCTGGCCAAAATGTCATCATCGGCCCTTTTCTTTTGGGCATGGCTTTGCCTGCTGGACCACCTATAGGATCAGAACTTGTGAAGAGACTTGATTTTTTCGTAACTTGGATCATCATGCCTTTCTTCTTTGTAATGCACGGGTTAGAGATGGATCTATCTACGTTGAGGTTGCAAAATGTTGTTGCCGTGGAGGCAGTCATCCTCGTTAGCGTTTTTGGGAGGTTTTCAGCAGTCACACTAGCTTCTCTTTATTGCAATATGGGTGCAAAGGATGCCTTGTCGGTTGGCCTCACCGTGAATGTGCAAGGCGCTATTGAGCTTTACATGTTTAAAATGCTGAGGGATATCGAG ATAATTGACAACAACTCCTTTCTGATCATGTCTCTTTCGACGGTGATTGTAACCGGGGCAGTTACGCCCATCATAAAATTCGTATACAATTCAAAGAAATATTCAATTCAAAAGAGAACGATTCAACATTTAGCACCAAACACTGAGCTTCGAATGCTTGTATGCATCCAGAATCAAGATAATGTACCTGCAGCGATCCATCTACTTAAGGCATCCAATCCAGCCAGGAATAGTCAAATTAGGGTGTACCTTATACACCTAGTAGAACTTGTCGGTCGAGCAACACCTCTCTTCATCGCGCACAAGAAAAGCCAACGGCCTCCTTCTTCAACCCAAGGATTATCCGGTCGAATAGTCAATGTCTTCAATCGTTACGAAGAAAACAATATCGAAACCATTTCGGTGAAGTCATACACTGCTGTATCACCTTTTGACGCGATGCATATTGATGTATGCACCATGGCTCTTAACAAGAAAACTTGCATAATAATCATTCCCTTTCACAAGCAATTGGATAGCACCACAAAGTTGTTTACTCCAAATGTGGGTTTCAAGGCTGTGaacaaagaaatcataaacaaaGCTCCATGCTCTGTTGGTATAATTCTCGACCGTGGTCTCCTtggagggtttagatttgttttcgCAAGTTGGTTATCTTATCATGTTTCGATGCTCTTTATTGGAGGTGCTGATGACCGAGAGGCATTAGCATATAGTGCTCGAATGTCTCAGCACCCAAGCATAAGCTTCACAATGGTCCGGGTTGTTATGAGCAAAGACATACCAGATTACTTTGACGAGAGACTACTGGATGATGAAGCGGTTGACGACACAAGACAAAGTATGTCAGGAAATGATCAGTTTATATATATGGAGGAATTCGTAAAAGACCGATCGGGTTTTTTAAGTTTAATTCAATCCATGTCTAATGAGTACCAGCTTTTAATGGTGGGTAGAAACCAAGATCCAAATCTATTATGCAGAATTGGAATTGGAGAATGGAACAATGATGAACCAACAGAGTTAGGAATCATAGGAGATATGATCGCATCAGATATAGAAGGAAAAGCAACATTATTGGTAGTGCAACAACAAAGACTAAAAAGACAGCGTAAAGATGAAAAGTCTATGTAG